A window of the Dyadobacter pollutisoli genome harbors these coding sequences:
- a CDS encoding Dps family protein, whose protein sequence is MDAKSISLSEKEVKPVVDLLNDYLANYHIHYQKLRGCHWNIKGQNFFTLHVKFEELYTNAQLTIDEIAERVLTLGKPPHSRFADYINESSIKEINTIGLKDLDMVDAILDDMAQLISLERDLLEASDQAGDDGTNDMVNRFMQFKEKNTWMLRSFAGKK, encoded by the coding sequence ATGGATGCCAAATCAATCAGTTTGAGTGAAAAGGAAGTAAAACCTGTTGTCGATCTTTTGAACGACTACCTTGCCAACTACCACATTCATTATCAGAAACTAAGAGGATGCCACTGGAACATCAAGGGCCAGAACTTCTTCACACTGCACGTTAAATTTGAAGAACTGTATACTAATGCGCAGCTGACCATAGACGAAATCGCTGAACGTGTACTCACATTGGGTAAGCCACCACACAGCCGGTTCGCAGATTATATCAACGAATCGTCAATCAAAGAAATTAATACCATTGGTTTAAAAGACCTGGATATGGTGGACGCCATTCTCGACGATATGGCGCAGCTCATCAGTCTGGAAAGGGACTTACTGGAAGCTAGCGACCAGGCCGGCGATGACGGTACCAATGATATGGTCAACCGCTTCATGCAATTCAAAGAAAAAAACACCTGGATGCTGCGTTCGTTTGCGGGCAAAAAGTAA
- a CDS encoding lipid-binding SYLF domain-containing protein, whose amino-acid sequence MFFKKVRSLPFQVMLIAGMCWSGASFAQDKEVDKIKAAAAVINDFSEMKENIPSQLLAISKGIIIVPKMINAGLIVGGKHGKGLAMVKKDNGEWSDPVFISITGGSFGPQIGVQAVDLVLVFKSSKTLTEIGKGSFTLGGDLSVAAGPMGRSSSASTDYKLEAEVYSYSRSKGLFAGITLNGAALSVDSKANSTFYSDFTNANAVFENSQISNGAIDELRDQLDALN is encoded by the coding sequence ATGTTTTTTAAAAAAGTAAGATCACTCCCGTTTCAGGTAATGCTTATCGCAGGAATGTGCTGGTCTGGCGCCTCTTTTGCACAGGACAAAGAAGTTGACAAAATCAAGGCTGCGGCAGCAGTGATCAACGATTTTAGCGAAATGAAGGAGAATATCCCTTCGCAACTACTGGCTATTTCAAAAGGGATCATTATTGTTCCCAAAATGATTAATGCAGGCCTGATAGTAGGAGGTAAGCACGGCAAGGGACTGGCGATGGTGAAAAAGGATAATGGTGAATGGAGCGATCCTGTTTTTATCAGCATTACCGGTGGCAGCTTCGGTCCGCAGATCGGTGTACAGGCTGTGGACCTGGTATTGGTTTTCAAAAGTTCTAAAACGCTAACTGAGATCGGTAAAGGCAGCTTTACGCTGGGGGGGGACCTTTCGGTAGCCGCCGGACCCATGGGCAGGAGCTCTTCTGCCAGCACGGATTACAAGCTGGAAGCAGAGGTTTACTCCTATTCAAGAAGCAAGGGGCTGTTTGCCGGCATTACATTGAATGGAGCGGCATTGTCAGTGGATAGCAAGGCTAATAGCACTTTTTATAGTGATTTTACCAATGCTAATGCGGTTTTCGAAAACTCTCAGATCTCAAACGGCGCGATCGATGAGCTGAGAGACCAGTTGGATGCTCTGAATTAA
- a CDS encoding KTSC domain-containing protein: MPSSVVSKIIYKEETETLRIVYVSGMVYDYKKVPWEVYEAMKSSGSKGIFLNKHIKGNYEFEKVED, translated from the coding sequence ATGCCATCATCCGTTGTTTCCAAAATAATCTACAAAGAGGAAACAGAAACATTGCGAATTGTTTATGTTTCAGGAATGGTGTACGACTACAAAAAAGTCCCCTGGGAAGTATACGAAGCCATGAAAAGCTCCGGTTCCAAGGGGATTTTTTTGAATAAACACATCAAGGGCAACTATGAATTTGAGAAAGTCGAAGATTGA
- a CDS encoding GMC oxidoreductase — protein sequence MANFNIDSVKERTFDAIVVGTGISGGWAAKELTEKGLKTLVLERGRDVKHIKDYTTTNMQPWEFEHLGQPTLAIREANPIASKHYIFKEDAMHFVVKDAEHPYVQDKPFDWMRGYQVGGRSLLWARQTQRWSDFDFEGPARDGFAIDWPIRYKDIAPWYSYVEKFAGISGNKDGLPQLPDGEFLSPHEMSCVEKHFSQQTAKNYNNTRPVIIGRAAHITDPQPIHTAQGRAKCQHRNMCQRGCPFGGYFSTNSSTLPWAEKTGNLTLRPHSVVHSVIYDEKKKRATGVRVVDTLTKEMTEYYAKIIFVNASAINSNLILLNSKSSRFPNGLGNDSGFLGKFIGFHNYRGRVTAEFDGFHDSTVDGRRPNGAYIPRFRNVFKQDTDFLRGYATSFSASKMGNPTSGLGESLKDSLFSPDESGWSLGAQMMGETIPKETNFITLDNDRKDAWGIPQLRMSVDFDDNDMKMVKDFYNELSEMLQKSGFTNIKTSDTKRNPGSENHEMGGVRMGNDPKTSLLNKWNQMHHVPNVFVTDGGCMTSTATQNPSLTYMALTARAVDHAVKEKKKGNI from the coding sequence ATGGCAAATTTCAATATAGATTCAGTAAAAGAACGCACTTTCGATGCGATCGTAGTGGGTACCGGCATCAGCGGCGGGTGGGCAGCGAAGGAACTGACAGAGAAAGGATTAAAAACATTGGTCCTGGAACGTGGGCGGGATGTAAAGCACATTAAAGACTATACTACCACCAATATGCAGCCTTGGGAATTCGAGCATCTGGGGCAGCCTACCCTGGCCATTCGTGAAGCCAATCCTATCGCCAGTAAGCATTATATCTTCAAAGAGGATGCCATGCATTTTGTGGTAAAAGATGCTGAGCATCCGTATGTGCAGGACAAGCCATTTGACTGGATGCGGGGCTACCAGGTTGGCGGAAGGTCGCTTTTATGGGCGAGGCAAACCCAGCGCTGGTCCGACTTTGATTTCGAAGGCCCAGCCCGCGACGGTTTTGCGATCGACTGGCCGATCCGCTACAAAGACATTGCGCCTTGGTACAGCTACGTTGAGAAATTTGCAGGTATTTCGGGAAATAAAGACGGTCTTCCACAACTGCCTGACGGAGAATTTCTGTCGCCGCACGAAATGAGCTGTGTAGAGAAACATTTCAGCCAGCAAACTGCCAAAAATTACAACAATACCCGCCCGGTAATCATTGGTCGCGCTGCCCATATCACGGACCCGCAGCCCATACACACAGCTCAGGGACGTGCCAAATGTCAGCACCGGAATATGTGCCAGCGGGGTTGTCCGTTTGGCGGGTATTTCAGTACCAATTCCTCAACTTTACCATGGGCCGAAAAAACGGGTAATCTGACACTGAGGCCGCATTCTGTGGTGCATTCGGTGATTTATGACGAAAAGAAAAAACGTGCGACAGGTGTGCGGGTAGTGGATACACTCACGAAAGAAATGACGGAATATTATGCCAAAATCATTTTTGTAAACGCATCGGCCATTAATTCGAACCTGATACTGCTGAATTCCAAATCCAGCCGTTTTCCAAATGGACTGGGCAATGACAGTGGTTTTTTAGGGAAATTCATCGGTTTTCATAATTACCGCGGACGGGTTACCGCCGAATTTGACGGCTTTCACGACAGCACCGTTGATGGAAGAAGGCCCAATGGTGCCTACATTCCCCGGTTTCGTAATGTGTTCAAGCAGGATACCGATTTTCTGCGTGGCTACGCTACTTCCTTTTCAGCCTCCAAAATGGGCAATCCGACTTCGGGATTGGGTGAATCATTGAAGGATTCACTATTTAGTCCGGATGAAAGCGGGTGGAGCCTGGGTGCGCAGATGATGGGCGAAACGATACCGAAAGAGACCAATTTTATAACACTCGACAATGACCGGAAGGATGCCTGGGGCATTCCTCAGCTTCGCATGTCGGTGGATTTTGACGATAACGACATGAAAATGGTTAAGGATTTTTATAATGAGCTCAGTGAAATGCTCCAAAAATCCGGCTTCACTAACATTAAAACTTCGGACACCAAGCGTAACCCTGGTAGTGAAAATCATGAAATGGGCGGTGTACGCATGGGTAATGATCCTAAAACTTCCCTGCTAAACAAATGGAACCAGATGCACCATGTGCCTAATGTGTTTGTCACCGACGGCGGCTGCATGACTTCCACTGCGACCCAGAACCCATCACTAACTTACATGGCCCTCACTGCCCGGGCCGTGGATCACGCGGTGAAGGAAAAGAAGAAAGGGAATATTTAA
- a CDS encoding esterase: protein MKHSKYYFLVPAMLWAAVTLAFAQQANVNLDWDPQKNTENLVPYGGNVISPEVRDDHTITFRLKAPDAQKVELTGGPILLALKSKTNIPFVKDSEGLWSLTVGPVKPNIYVYRLLLDGVAIADPNNTLTGTSNQPGYSNVVVHDKKGAYYDALNVPHGNVTRHIYHSKVLNGEREMFVYTPPGYLPVQKYKVLYLLGGSGELASGWMLDGRANFIADNLLAEAKMFPTIIVMPNNQVLHRNDPKHLEKTYQLFEQELRKEIVPFVDSHYNTEKHRSGRALAGLSMGGRHTQAVGFNALDLFASFGILSAGDLEPEKLNPAFFNDPNVRSKVNYLLIGLGSGELDFVGKRSEATHKALEKVGVKHDYFIGGDGAHDWGTWRMLLHDKLLPNVWNMRPSIK, encoded by the coding sequence ATGAAACATTCGAAATATTATTTCTTGGTCCCTGCAATGCTTTGGGCTGCGGTAACGCTCGCATTTGCCCAGCAAGCCAATGTGAACCTGGATTGGGACCCGCAGAAAAATACAGAAAACCTGGTTCCTTACGGCGGTAATGTCATTTCGCCTGAAGTACGTGACGACCACACTATTACTTTTCGGCTGAAAGCTCCTGACGCTCAAAAAGTGGAACTGACCGGCGGACCGATCCTACTGGCATTGAAAAGCAAGACTAATATTCCCTTTGTGAAAGACAGTGAAGGTTTATGGTCACTTACAGTGGGGCCGGTGAAGCCTAATATTTACGTGTACCGGCTGCTGCTGGACGGCGTAGCGATTGCCGATCCCAACAATACATTAACTGGCACTTCCAACCAGCCGGGATATAGTAATGTGGTTGTCCATGACAAAAAGGGCGCATATTATGATGCTTTGAATGTCCCTCATGGCAATGTTACCAGACATATTTATCATTCCAAAGTCTTGAACGGCGAGCGTGAAATGTTTGTATACACGCCGCCGGGTTACCTGCCTGTACAGAAGTACAAAGTGCTGTACCTGCTCGGAGGCAGCGGGGAGCTGGCTTCCGGATGGATGCTGGACGGCCGGGCGAATTTCATTGCAGACAACCTGTTAGCAGAGGCAAAAATGTTTCCCACTATCATCGTGATGCCCAATAACCAGGTACTGCACCGAAACGACCCCAAGCATCTTGAAAAGACCTACCAACTGTTTGAACAGGAATTGAGGAAAGAGATTGTTCCTTTTGTAGACAGCCATTATAATACAGAGAAGCACAGAAGTGGACGCGCATTGGCAGGGCTTTCAATGGGCGGACGCCACACGCAGGCCGTGGGTTTCAATGCATTGGATTTGTTCGCCTCTTTTGGAATCCTGAGTGCAGGTGATCTAGAACCTGAAAAACTTAATCCTGCTTTTTTCAATGATCCCAATGTAAGATCAAAAGTTAATTACCTGCTTATTGGTCTCGGCAGCGGAGAACTTGATTTTGTAGGGAAAAGATCCGAGGCAACGCACAAGGCATTAGAGAAGGTCGGCGTTAAACACGACTATTTTATTGGTGGCGACGGCGCTCACGATTGGGGAACCTGGCGCATGCTGTTGCATGACAAGCTACTGCCCAATGTTTGGAATATGAGGCCTTCCATTAAGTAA
- a CDS encoding DUF1501 domain-containing protein: MHHHDEEFRVHTPEFDQLHKKLDRRRFLTKTSLGLGALAMGSLFGIDKLHGSGSRQAPAPGNMEEEILKALPHIAPKAKRVVYLFMSGGPSQFETFDYKPGLIKLAGQNLPDSVRKGQRLTGMSANQSALPMVPSIYNFSQHGKNQTWVSELLPYTAKVVDDLCIVKSIYSEAINHDPAITFFQTGNQLPGRPSIGSWVSYGLGSDNNNLPTFIVLVSKNAPKDQPLYARLWGNGFLESRHQGVQFRSGKDPVLFLNNPEGYDGSDRKEMLQYLSQLNQLQNDSYGDPEINNRIAQYEMAFRMQTSVPEVMDTSDEPDEIFDLYGPDSRDAGSYAANCILARKLLEKDVKFVQLYHQGWDQHGGLPKGIAQQCKNTDQATGALIMDLKRRGLLDDTLVIWGGEFGRTVYSQGKLTADDYGRDHHPRCFTMWMAGAGVKAGVSYGETDDFSYNIVKNPVHVHDFHATLMYLMGVDHERLTYKFQGRRFRLTDVHGNVVKDILA, encoded by the coding sequence ATGCACCATCACGACGAGGAGTTCAGGGTACATACCCCCGAGTTTGACCAGCTGCATAAGAAACTGGACAGGCGAAGATTTTTGACCAAAACATCATTGGGACTAGGCGCTTTGGCGATGGGCTCCCTGTTCGGGATCGATAAGCTGCATGGATCTGGCTCGCGCCAGGCACCGGCACCTGGTAATATGGAAGAGGAAATCCTGAAAGCACTACCGCACATTGCTCCAAAGGCAAAAAGAGTGGTGTACCTTTTCATGAGCGGTGGACCGTCGCAGTTCGAAACATTCGATTATAAGCCGGGACTGATCAAATTGGCTGGCCAAAATCTGCCGGATTCCGTTCGTAAAGGTCAGCGACTGACGGGGATGAGCGCCAATCAGAGCGCATTACCAATGGTACCGTCCATCTACAATTTCAGCCAGCATGGTAAAAACCAGACCTGGGTCAGCGAGCTACTGCCTTACACCGCCAAAGTCGTTGATGATCTGTGCATTGTGAAGTCTATTTATTCCGAGGCCATCAACCACGACCCGGCCATCACATTTTTCCAGACTGGCAACCAGCTACCTGGCAGGCCTTCCATTGGCTCCTGGGTAAGTTACGGATTGGGTTCCGACAATAACAACCTGCCGACATTCATTGTATTGGTATCCAAGAATGCGCCGAAGGACCAACCTTTATATGCACGGCTTTGGGGAAATGGATTTCTGGAATCCAGGCATCAGGGCGTCCAATTTCGCTCGGGCAAAGATCCCGTGCTGTTTCTGAATAATCCGGAAGGCTACGACGGATCCGACAGAAAGGAAATGCTGCAATACCTTTCCCAACTCAACCAGCTGCAAAATGACTCGTACGGCGATCCGGAGATCAATAACCGCATTGCACAATACGAAATGGCATTCCGCATGCAGACTTCCGTGCCCGAGGTAATGGATACCTCCGATGAGCCTGACGAAATTTTCGACCTTTATGGCCCCGACAGCCGCGACGCGGGTTCTTATGCCGCCAACTGCATTCTGGCCAGAAAGCTTTTGGAAAAGGATGTGAAATTTGTGCAGCTCTACCATCAGGGTTGGGACCAGCACGGCGGCTTGCCCAAGGGAATTGCCCAGCAATGCAAAAATACTGACCAGGCCACGGGTGCGCTCATTATGGATCTTAAAAGACGTGGGTTACTCGACGATACGCTGGTGATTTGGGGAGGCGAATTCGGCAGGACGGTTTACTCACAAGGCAAGCTGACAGCCGACGATTATGGCCGCGACCATCACCCGCGCTGCTTTACGATGTGGATGGCTGGCGCTGGCGTGAAGGCTGGCGTGAGCTATGGTGAAACGGACGATTTCAGTTATAATATCGTCAAGAACCCCGTACATGTACATGATTTCCACGCCACACTCATGTACCTGATGGGCGTTGATCACGAGCGCCTTACATACAAGTTCCAGGGCAGGCGGTTCCGCCTTACGGACGTGCACGGTAATGTAGTGAAAGACATTCTCGCGTGA
- a CDS encoding DUF1553 domain-containing protein: MIQAKIILLWTFTTCLFWSCSPELPEDVAVAMKELPNKLDYNRHVKPVLSDKCFACHGPDKAKQKGGLRLDLPEFALEMHSKNSGRAAIDPGDLADSEFFHRIISSDPEYIMPTPESHLSLTAREKAALIKWIEDGAEYKPHWAFVKPEKTDLPKISHSNLAVNPIDHFIFQKLEEENLHPSAQAEKALLLRRLSLDLTGLPPTLEETDAFLKDNASNAYEKQVDRLLASPHYGEKMAVDWLDLARFADSHGYTVDRLRDMSPYRDWVIGAFNKNMHYDQFIHWQLAGDLMAHPTRDMVIATAFNRNHQQNMEGGVIEEEFQAEYVVDRTNTFGDAFMGISVGCAKCHDHKYDPITQKNYYELFSFFNNVKEAGQISWNDALPTPTLMLPSPEQERMLRFINANIKIQEKKLSESQREAISGFSDWLKKGNHKLLAKQNIPHTGLQAQYTFDKGSLQNKANPKERGTMKRESGQAGGDPEFEKTADREALLLNGDVFLDLNQAGVFRKSEPFTIGIWVNVPANLKEGVILHKSQAERLYNFRGYHLYLKNDRLELNMAHTAPSNAITRVTTMPVPRNKWIQLTVTYDGSSKASGLKLYMDGAEAAMETTMDQLTKDILFKFSVEPGLQIGAWWRGLGFTGGKVDDIVVYNRALTPFETGILARKTNWSAITAKMTSQLSPTETAALRDYYLSAISPETNLARKNLQIARTAQADSTERIPELMVMQEMPKPKQTHILLRGNYDAPGEKVFPATPQSILAFPKNLPKNRYGLAQWLTHPDNPLTARVEVNRLWQNFFGAGIVKTTEDFGNQGEMPSHPELLDWLAVTFRESGWDIKKMNKLIVMSATYRQDSRTSKDVRDKDPENRLYARGPANRLSAEMIRDNALMASGLLNKKIGGKSVKPYQPDGLWSINNTSYDPDSGDAVYRRSLYVIVKRSVPNPTLATFDATTRSYCVVRRQKTNTPLQALVTLNDPTFIEAAKVMGEQMTRIADPRAAITVAYRRLTGKKPPSKELNLLVRLQKVEKEKFSKNPEKARGWLTSGQFKVTSKIDPAMVAANSVVASTILNSDASLTKR; the protein is encoded by the coding sequence ATGATACAGGCTAAAATAATTTTATTGTGGACTTTTACGACCTGCTTGTTCTGGTCCTGCTCGCCGGAGCTCCCTGAGGATGTGGCTGTTGCAATGAAGGAGCTGCCCAACAAGCTGGACTATAACAGGCATGTAAAACCGGTGCTTTCCGACAAGTGCTTTGCTTGTCACGGCCCGGATAAGGCTAAACAAAAAGGCGGCTTACGCCTCGATTTGCCAGAATTCGCCCTGGAAATGCACTCCAAAAATTCAGGAAGAGCAGCCATTGATCCCGGCGATCTTGCTGATAGCGAGTTTTTCCACCGAATCATTTCCAGCGATCCGGAATATATCATGCCTACGCCAGAGTCACATCTGTCGCTCACGGCCAGAGAAAAGGCTGCTTTAATCAAATGGATTGAAGATGGGGCGGAGTATAAACCCCACTGGGCATTTGTAAAACCTGAAAAAACAGATCTTCCCAAAATTTCGCACAGCAACCTGGCGGTCAACCCTATCGATCATTTTATTTTCCAAAAACTGGAAGAAGAAAACTTGCACCCCTCCGCCCAGGCTGAGAAAGCATTACTCCTTAGAAGATTATCTCTTGACCTGACTGGCCTGCCCCCTACTTTGGAGGAAACGGACGCATTTTTGAAAGATAACGCATCAAATGCCTATGAAAAACAAGTCGACCGCTTGCTGGCATCACCACATTACGGGGAAAAAATGGCCGTTGACTGGCTGGACCTGGCCCGTTTTGCTGACTCACACGGTTATACGGTAGACCGGCTGCGGGACATGTCGCCATACCGCGACTGGGTAATCGGCGCTTTCAACAAAAACATGCATTACGATCAGTTTATCCACTGGCAGCTGGCTGGCGACCTCATGGCCCATCCGACCCGCGACATGGTAATCGCCACTGCATTTAACCGCAACCATCAGCAAAACATGGAAGGCGGCGTGATAGAGGAAGAGTTTCAGGCGGAATATGTCGTGGACCGTACCAACACGTTCGGTGACGCTTTCATGGGTATATCGGTAGGATGCGCCAAATGTCACGATCACAAATATGATCCGATCACCCAGAAAAATTATTACGAGCTTTTCAGTTTCTTTAATAATGTGAAAGAAGCCGGCCAAATCTCCTGGAATGATGCCCTGCCGACGCCAACATTGATGCTACCCTCTCCAGAGCAGGAAAGAATGCTGCGTTTCATTAACGCCAATATCAAAATCCAGGAAAAAAAGCTTTCAGAAAGCCAGCGCGAAGCGATTTCGGGTTTTAGTGATTGGCTAAAAAAAGGCAACCATAAGCTGCTGGCTAAACAAAATATTCCACATACAGGCTTGCAGGCCCAATACACATTCGATAAAGGCTCACTGCAAAACAAGGCCAATCCAAAAGAAAGAGGGACGATGAAACGTGAGTCGGGCCAGGCTGGCGGAGATCCTGAGTTTGAAAAAACAGCCGACAGAGAAGCATTGCTACTAAACGGTGACGTGTTTTTGGATCTGAATCAGGCGGGTGTATTCCGCAAATCGGAACCTTTCACCATTGGCATTTGGGTGAATGTGCCCGCGAATCTCAAAGAAGGTGTGATCCTTCACAAAAGTCAGGCAGAGCGGCTTTACAATTTCAGAGGGTATCATTTGTATCTAAAAAATGACCGTTTGGAGCTGAATATGGCTCATACTGCGCCTTCCAATGCCATTACCCGCGTCACTACCATGCCAGTTCCCAGAAACAAATGGATTCAGCTTACTGTCACTTACGATGGTTCGTCCAAAGCCAGCGGTCTGAAACTGTATATGGATGGTGCCGAGGCCGCTATGGAAACCACCATGGATCAGCTTACAAAGGATATTTTGTTCAAATTTTCAGTTGAGCCAGGCTTGCAAATTGGTGCATGGTGGCGGGGCCTTGGTTTTACCGGCGGTAAAGTCGATGACATCGTAGTCTACAATCGCGCATTGACACCTTTTGAAACCGGGATTTTGGCGCGTAAAACCAACTGGTCAGCCATCACTGCGAAAATGACATCTCAGCTTTCCCCGACCGAAACCGCTGCATTGCGTGATTACTATTTGTCCGCTATTAGCCCCGAAACCAATCTGGCCCGAAAGAATTTACAAATCGCCCGTACGGCGCAGGCCGATTCCACTGAACGCATTCCCGAGTTAATGGTGATGCAGGAAATGCCGAAACCCAAGCAGACGCATATTTTGCTACGGGGGAATTACGATGCACCCGGTGAAAAAGTATTTCCGGCAACGCCTCAGTCCATTTTGGCTTTTCCAAAAAATTTACCCAAAAACCGTTACGGGCTCGCCCAATGGCTGACCCACCCTGACAATCCGCTTACCGCCAGGGTGGAAGTGAACCGTCTCTGGCAAAACTTTTTTGGCGCCGGAATCGTCAAAACGACCGAAGACTTTGGCAACCAGGGCGAAATGCCGAGCCATCCGGAACTGCTTGACTGGCTGGCGGTAACATTCCGCGAATCGGGCTGGGATATTAAAAAGATGAATAAACTGATCGTTATGTCAGCAACATATCGTCAGGACTCCCGTACTAGCAAGGATGTTCGTGACAAAGACCCTGAAAACAGATTATATGCACGTGGCCCGGCCAACCGACTGTCTGCCGAGATGATCCGCGATAATGCATTGATGGCGAGCGGACTATTGAACAAAAAAATCGGCGGGAAAAGTGTGAAACCTTACCAGCCGGACGGATTATGGTCTATCAACAACACGAGCTACGACCCGGATTCAGGAGATGCAGTATACAGAAGAAGCCTCTACGTGATCGTAAAACGATCAGTGCCCAACCCCACGTTGGCAACTTTCGACGCTACTACCCGCAGTTATTGCGTGGTTCGCAGACAAAAAACCAATACGCCTTTACAAGCTTTGGTCACATTGAATGATCCTACATTCATTGAAGCAGCGAAGGTAATGGGCGAGCAAATGACCCGTATAGCAGATCCAAGGGCCGCCATTACCGTTGCGTACCGAAGACTAACCGGCAAAAAGCCGCCATCCAAAGAACTGAACCTGTTGGTCCGATTACAAAAAGTGGAAAAGGAAAAGTTTTCTAAAAATCCCGAGAAGGCCCGCGGCTGGCTTACCAGCGGTCAATTTAAAGTGACATCAAAAATCGACCCGGCCATGGTAGCTGCCAACAGTGTGGTTGCCAGCACGATACTTAATTCTGACGCGAGTTTAACCAAAAGATAA
- the ypfJ gene encoding KPN_02809 family neutral zinc metallopeptidase, whose product MRWQDLRRSGNVEDRRGMSGGGKVAIGGIGVIIVLAIGLLTGQDPGEILANLQGAQTTEEVQSRPPGPRPDDKTADFVSAVLGSTEDVWSAIYTQNDAAYQRPKLQIFENSTQSGCGGASSAMGPFYCPADQKVYIDLSFCDELRDRFKAPGDFAVAYVVAHEVGHHVQNLMGISEQLQQQRGRISEAEYNKLSVKLELQADFLAGVWANHAQQMSNILEPGDLDAALTAANAIGDDKLQKESQGYIVPDAFTHGSSKQRMYWFKKGFETGDLSQGKYEDIQ is encoded by the coding sequence ATGCGCTGGCAGGATTTACGAAGAAGCGGCAATGTAGAAGACCGTCGGGGAATGTCCGGTGGGGGCAAAGTGGCAATCGGAGGTATCGGTGTGATAATCGTATTGGCCATCGGATTGCTGACTGGCCAGGACCCGGGCGAGATTCTCGCGAATTTGCAAGGTGCACAAACAACAGAAGAGGTACAAAGCCGTCCTCCGGGACCCCGGCCCGATGATAAAACGGCTGATTTTGTGTCGGCAGTATTGGGTAGTACCGAAGATGTGTGGTCGGCTATTTATACGCAGAACGATGCGGCTTATCAAAGGCCGAAATTGCAGATTTTTGAAAATTCGACGCAAAGCGGTTGCGGTGGAGCCTCTTCGGCCATGGGACCATTTTACTGCCCTGCTGACCAGAAAGTGTACATTGACCTTTCATTTTGCGATGAGTTGCGCGACAGGTTTAAGGCGCCGGGCGATTTTGCGGTGGCCTATGTAGTGGCGCATGAGGTAGGGCACCATGTTCAAAATTTGATGGGTATTTCGGAGCAGTTGCAGCAACAGCGCGGCCGGATCAGTGAGGCCGAGTACAACAAGCTTTCTGTAAAACTGGAATTGCAGGCGGATTTTCTGGCCGGAGTATGGGCAAATCACGCCCAGCAAATGAGCAACATTCTGGAACCGGGCGACCTGGATGCTGCATTGACGGCTGCCAATGCGATTGGTGACGATAAGCTGCAAAAAGAATCGCAAGGCTACATTGTCCCTGATGCATTTACGCACGGAAGCTCCAAACAACGGATGTACTGGTTTAAAAAAGGTTTCGAAACCGGCGATCTGAGCCAGGGAAAATATGAGGATATACAGTAG
- a CDS encoding phytanoyl-CoA dioxygenase family protein, producing the protein MLQPLSQSQIEQFISKGYTKLENAFPEELARQGREILWKDTGCDPNDPTGWTRPVIRLGEYAQQPFAAAVNRPLLHQAFDQLVGAGKWVPRHSLGTFPVRFPSHDDPGDTGWHVDASFPGHDPYDYLQWRVNVKSKGRALLMLFLFSDIGECNAPTRIRVGSHLDVARALLPAGDAGLSFMELAGHLDITVHRPEVNATGKAGTVYLCHPFLAHAAQPNHGKSPRFMAQPPLLLKTEFDLNEKTGDYPPVEKAIMEAIKGQS; encoded by the coding sequence ATGCTACAACCATTGAGCCAATCACAAATCGAGCAGTTTATCAGCAAAGGCTACACCAAACTGGAAAATGCTTTTCCCGAAGAACTAGCCCGACAAGGTCGCGAAATACTCTGGAAAGACACCGGCTGTGATCCCAATGACCCCACTGGCTGGACCAGGCCAGTAATCAGGCTTGGAGAATATGCACAGCAACCATTCGCAGCAGCGGTCAATAGGCCGCTGCTTCACCAGGCTTTTGACCAGCTTGTTGGCGCAGGGAAATGGGTACCGCGTCATAGCCTGGGCACTTTTCCAGTACGTTTTCCTTCACATGACGATCCCGGGGATACCGGCTGGCATGTGGACGCAAGTTTTCCCGGCCACGATCCATACGACTACCTTCAATGGCGGGTTAATGTAAAGTCAAAAGGCCGTGCGCTGCTGATGCTTTTCCTTTTTTCGGACATAGGCGAGTGCAATGCACCAACCCGCATACGAGTAGGCTCGCACCTGGATGTGGCGCGGGCTTTGTTACCCGCGGGAGATGCCGGGCTGTCATTTATGGAACTCGCGGGGCACCTCGATATAACCGTGCACAGACCAGAAGTGAATGCTACCGGTAAAGCCGGAACGGTCTACCTCTGCCATCCATTCCTCGCGCACGCAGCCCAGCCGAATCACGGAAAAAGCCCGCGTTTTATGGCCCAGCCACCACTTTTGCTTAAAACTGAATTTGACTTAAATGAAAAAACCGGAGACTACCCTCCGGTTGAAAAAGCGATTATGGAAGCCATTAAAGGTCAATCATAG